From the genome of Pelobates fuscus isolate aPelFus1 chromosome 11, aPelFus1.pri, whole genome shotgun sequence:
AAACATGAATGCGGGAGGTAAAGAGGCACACTTCACTCTGgggaggtctggttgttcggtagtttgttcgtatgTCGAACGGAGGGtttttaccgaacaaccagatgaatgctgcatacaatacATGGATACAAAGGAAATAAAGCTAAAATTAACATTGTAACCATAATACCTCGGGACAGCCCAATACATATCCCAAAAGCAGTACCTCCCATTATTTAGTTTGTCGGACTGACCTGTGAACTGATATCAACACTGCTGTGGTTGTTGGCAATTTACACATAGCCCGGTTCACTGTGCCGCTATCAACATGCGCTtagtaggagagagagagagagctcagtCCAATTTGTGCCACTTTTACATATAAAACTTGAGCAAAAGGAACACGTGTAACTCGGAGCTTTTACTGTgggctgcctgattgacagctccGAGGGGCTGACttagagctgttttttttttttttatagaaatcaCTGCAGTTGTTAACCACTCGGAGGTAAGAGTATGCTTAGGGTGTTCTATGTCCAACACCCTCTCCATTGCACTATCCATAGATGTGATTTTGCTAAGAGTGACCCTCTtgcatttttttccaaaaagacACCTAAAAGTTAAGTCTACtcctgtgttttttgttgttgttttttttatacaatatacAGAGGAAGTGAAGAAATGGGTAGCTTATACTAATTTAGATTGCCCACATACGTCCTAGTCTGTTTTTTGTGACATACAAGCTAAAGGTTTCTGTACTGTAAATACCTGCTTCGTTATACACATTGGTTTGCACAATAATTCTCTCACATTGAGTTTTGTGAGGTACATGCTCAgccatttcctttttttaaaggtGCTCTCACAGGAGGAGAAGAATCAGAACAAAGAGATTTGCTctgtaaaaccagcttgagatctgacccaccgaagggcaggctaagcGAGCACATctctacttgtttttttttcgctctaatataaatgttttatatatacagtgcatTAAATATGATGGCAAATCCACCTTGCAGCTTCCCTTTTAAATTCTGCCGTCTGACCTTTATGCTGTCATTGGGCCTGCCAGTCTGCATTTCTAATTTAGGAAGACTCGCTCTGCCACTTGTCAGCTGCTATGTTACTGCTAAGCACTAAGCAATTAATTGTATATATAGTACTTTATAAATGTGCAACCCATTGCAGAGATTTCTCAGTCCCGGTTCTGAAAGGATATGCGTCCCTAGACATTTAAACCATCTGTCAGACAGGCAGACTTAACTATTTATATACAATAGGGAGAATAGGCTACAGTGATGACGCAATGACGGCATGGCAAATTTGGTCAAACAAAGTCAATGCCAATAACCTCTTATTTTCCAATTTAattgggttttatttatttatgtttgctgAATCAGTCTACTTGGATACTGCAGATTGATATGATTATTCAGTTCATGAAGGTTTTACAGTCCTTGTTTTCCAAAATGAACTGATCAGAGGCCGAATAGaccagacagggttattcactatattTAAGGAAACGCACtccctttaaattaaattagtCTGCTCTGTTGCAAATTATCTCCGCTACTTGCACTCTTTTTGCTTGCGAACTGCGCCTAATCCCAGgtcctgacccccagcaacagccatGTCACTTTTTCTGCCCAGTTTCCTGTGTAACTGCCCAACTGCCAAAATTCTAAACCTTCCTTACGTTCTAATCCAAGAATTCGTGGCATTGATTAACACCTTCCTTGACATTTTAGCTACTTATAGAGACTCTGCTCAGTTTATGCTTTCCTGTGATCACCGCCAAAGGTGGTAGGGTTTCTCAACCCAAAAgatatctggtctggattccgaatatacatagaaaaaagggaaattcGGGGAGCACACCGTGCATTTCTCAATGGTGATGCTGCCATAACCAGTGTTTGTGTTGTTGTTGATGTTGTTGTTATTGGACATACTCATAGGACGCTAAATCAAAGACCTTTTGTACCCACTAATTTAATGCCCTCCATACTTTTTATGATTCCATGTTTTAGCATCCTCTAGGTAAAAATTCTCtagaaaaaatattgttttgcttgttGTGTTCTGATATCTATGCATTGGAAAATAAATCGAAGCAATCTCACACATCTGgtgtgagaattgctgggaattcacatgtaaagccaaaatagccaaactgaatacAAAAATTGCTATTTTCTAGTTTGGATGCTTAGGCCTAAATGTTAAAATTTGCGTTGAATTCCAAACAGTGCACACTTTAGTCAATAACCTTGTATGCATCAGTTATTTCTATGTATTTAACCTTTCCTCAATTGGTTTGAAATGGTGTGTATTTTAATAGACCAGTTTGGGCACTAAAACATCTTCATCAAAATGATGTTACGGTGCAAGGAGGTCCCTGGTGCTGGCTTACCTTAAGGGTTTAAATCATTCTCTGACAATTTAACCCCAAATTCTGTGTTCCAGTGCCgaatctctcttcctctctcttccttttcattttttttcaaaattaggaAACCGGAGGCTCTTGCAGAATTGGACAGCAGCGCCGCTGATTGACGCTCTCAGCCCATCAGTGATTTCCAttcattaaactggaaaaataaaattttcaagccagttttataaATGAGCCTGATGGTCTGAGAGCCCTGAACAACCCCACCCCCAGCATACTCACCCAATAACTGTCTAAAGTTGAACCGCTAATATGGAGAATTGCCACTGCATTAGCAGAGGTGCAGCAGAGGGGCTGAGGTGTAGGTCAGTTTCTGCCACCCCTTTCAAGCTAACTTTatgtataaacaaaatatatatagtttatttatCTATGAGCATTTCATACATACATCAACATTTTAATACAACATGTTCTGTTTTTACTTTGGCTCTGATTTTAATGGGTTTCTTTCTAGGGACCCTATGATGTAGTGGTACTTCCTGGAGGAAATCTTGGTGCTCAGAATTTGTCAGAGGTAATGGAAAGTTATGTGAAAATGGCATAAAAGACCATGGGTGCAAAATAGGTATTCATGCAATATACATCcagacatacagtatctcacaaaagtgagtaaatcccttacatttttgtaaatattttattatatcttttcatgtgacaacactgaagaattgACACTCAGCTACAATGTAAagcagtaagtgtacagcctgtataacagtgtaaatttgctgtcccctcaaaataactcaacacacagacagtaatgtctaaaccattggcaacaaaagtgagtacacccctaactggaactgtccaaattgggcccaattagcaatTTTtactccccggtgtcatgtgactcgttggtgttacaaggtctcaggtgtgaatggggagcaggtgtgttaaatttggtgttatcactctcacactctctcactggaagttcaacatggcacctcatggcaaagaactctctgaggatctgaaaaaaataattgctgctctacataaagatgacctaggctataagaagactgccaagaccctgaaactgagctgcagcatggtgggcaagaccatacagcggtttcacaggacaggttccactcagaacaggcctcgctatggtcaaccaaagaagttgagtgcacgtgctcagcgtcatatccagaggttgccTTTGGGAAATAGATGTGGGTGCTGCCagctttgctgcagaggttgaaggggggtggggggggagggtcagcctgtcagtggaAGAAGACTCCAGTGGTAACCTGTGAAGCTCTCGTGAACTCCATtttcatgagggttaaggcagtgctgacaaataatggtggccacataaaatattgacactttggacatttccacttagattTGTGTCTcatttttgtgagatactgtatatgggTTACATTTTACTTTATATAATATCCTGTGCGTTATGAATGGGAAAAATACAGTTTGAAGAAATGCAGAGtatacttggtattagtaaagttgtctgaaagaccaaaattacaaaaaaaataatggcttTTGGTCTCTCAGcctcttagtagatagctccctaatgaaAGAGTACAACATTGAAGTGGGCTCCTGTGAGCTGAAATGCCAGGAGCTGAGGAGGACTGACAGTAAGAGCGTGGCAGTGTCTGCAAGGGACAGGTTTGCGTAAATATACCTCCCCTTCCCCTGCACCACTTGGCCACCGCAGCCATCACTTTTGGGTCTTTACAAAGGCACCAGActttgacagtgccgctttaactgaaATTCAAATACgattttattattgttaaatGGTCACCATAAActcttaatctttttttttttttttttttttgtctgagaaTCTAGTGACACTTTGAGCTTGTCTAAGGCGACACCATGGAATTAGAAACCAGGGAGCAAATGAGCAACGTCTTTGCAACTTTAGCACTgagatgtaattgttctggtgctaggattgttcctttaagagcaaattctccatgtgtcttattgtgACTAGAACAACTTGGTCCATGTATACATGCTCGGTGAGGCTTACGATCCAGACCTTTATAAGTGATTTTGGGGAAGGAGAAAGTTTTATCTTTCCTTTGCAATCCGACATCTGGTCGACTCTCTCTTTCCTCACCGGCTTGCAGACATTGTCTGCGCTGGAAGCCTGGGTAATCCCTGATCTAAGACTCTGGTTAAGTGCTATCTAAGGAGGAACTTTACTTCCTCCTTTGATGTCCAAGGTTCATCTTTCTTGTGCTTGCGATCACCTTACCAGAGCTGTGCAGGGAATAATAGTAAATAAACCCATtttctctatttatttttttacctattttAGTCTCCTGCTGTAAAGGATGTATTGAAAGAACAGGACTCCAAGAAGGGCCTTATTGCAGCCATTTGTGCAGGTATGTGGCGTTAATCACAAATCAAGCAGTGGATAGGATAATTATTTTCATTCAAGGGGGGTCAAATAAAATTCTTATATTGTTCCCAGCAGCTGTTTGACGTTCTATAGTTTTTCTCACTCTGGTATTcagcaaggaaaaaaaatatctgatcTATTTTCCCTATATGTGAAGGCTTAGGTAAAAATGATTGTGGTGCCTTTGGGAAACTTTAATATATATGAAGCTTTTGACATGGCCATACTTGCTAAATACCCCTTGTAGAAAGAGTCTCTTTGTAGCTTGCATTATGATGTTTGTGAATATATCCGATAACTCTTTTTAGATCTGGTTCTGGTGTTTAATATTTTGGTATTACAGGCCCCACCGCTCTCCTGGCTCATGGAATTGGATTTGGAAGAAGTGTCACCACACACCCCCTGGCTAAAGACAAAATGATGGCAGGAGGTAATATCAAAACGCATGTTAAACCTGCTGTTTATCTTTTTGAAGAAGTTTCAAGTTGAATTGGTGTCATGCGAAATAGAGTTCATAAGTGGTCCTAAAAGAATATTGTCCATTTTTATATGTACCATCACAGAAttgggatttatttttatttttttttactagacaGTAAATTGGCAGAGTTAAAGATTCATTTATGTATAGTTTttcaataaatgtgtatattttgtaagcCACATCATAACAATCCTAAGGAATGGCTTCTCAAGTTCTTATATTGGTGTTTCCATCTCTCTCTATCTTTCACAAGTTTCACAAAAGAAATGAGTGCATGTCATACATggaatgtgtttttatttatttatatatatatatatatatatatatatatattgtgatcactGAAGTGCTTTGCTTTTGTTTAGATAACTGAAATAATGTCAAACAATTTTTCAAACCATTGCCATTCGCCCCAGTATCAAAGAATTGCCTATTTGTATTCAAGTGGTGATGTCCTTTTAAATCTTTAACTCCTTGGTTTTATATGTTGATCGGTGCTTCATAAAATAGTCTTCTGCATATAGGAATATCCATACTGTTAAAGCTGgattaaataaatgcatttctTCTTATCAGATCACTATAAGTACTCAGAAAATAGAGTGGAGAAGGATGAGCATTTTATCACAAGCCGTGGACCTGGTACCAGCTTTGAGTTTGGCCTGGCTATCGTTGAATTCCTCCTTGGACGTGAAGTGGCTGATCAAGTAAAGGCACCTTTAGTACTGAAAGATTAACCAAAGCATTTAATTATGGTTATGTTGCACTTAGCCCTTAGTGATCGTGGTACAATGCATTTCAATACACTTTTTTTCCTTCTTCGGTTTGTTAACTCTGTATCCAGTTTTGTCGAATAGTTTTATTTGGCAATCCATTCTAAAGTTAgggcaaaatataataaatagcaCTTAATGAGTCTGTTATGAACATGCAATTTGTCAAACGTAAAATAAATTGGTCAATTAAACGATCTGTGTGGTTATGTTATGAaaccaaaatgtataaaataaaaatctgcctCTTTGGTAATTTGGAGCAgaccataaataaaaataaatatttaagctCTTCGTAAGTGTTTCTCAAGTACTTAGAACTGGTCAGAAAAGCtgcatagtttttatttttaggcTCATAAGTTATTGAAGGATATAGCTGATAATATGAATTTGTGGTAACAACAATTGGCACTCGGCATTCAGAGAACTAACAATACTCTCGGTTTACAATATGGTAAGTTGGTTTTATACCTCTGTTGGCTAGTCCTTTAAATGATGGAGTAAATGTTGGTTGTCTATCCTCTTTATATAAGGGTGTAAATGTTGGTTCTTACATACAGGGACACTAATACATTGCCCAATGTCATACTTAGTGTAACAAAAAGGACTAAGTGACCCCACTTTTGGGGGAAATTGTCGAGTCTTCTTTGTAAACTACAGACAAGTCTTGTAAAACTCCAACTTTATTTattcaatttaaaggaacactggcaCTACCACAAGCCTGTATTCCCAAACCAGTAGTTCCCTAGTccatagcttaaagggacactatgttcaacagaacaactacagcttattgtagttgttctggtgagtgtaatagctcccttcaggcattttcatgtaaaacactgccttttcagagaaaagaccagtgtttacattgcccctagggacacctccaagtggccacggGAGgaacttcctggctcagggctgcacagtatgcagcccttctgttcagcgtctccacgctctgcatggagacgctgaatttcctcagagatgcattgattcaatgcattctatgaggaggtcctgattagcCAAAATGTCATTTGGCTACGCCCCATGTCCATTTTAGCTatcggaaagcattggattggctaaaaatctagGGGagtcaagccacctaaatggttggttaaacactataggttcaggaatacatgtttgtgttcctgaccctatagtgactgTTAATTAGAAgaccccccccctaccccccccccccaatctgcaataaagattttgaaaaatctctatttttattttttctccagcGCCAAGAATCTTTCTGCGCTGCTTCCCATGACGTCATTCGGCAGGTGTTGCTCTCTAGGcgatggtccaatcaaatgcgcATTATAGAAGAACATCATGTTTATTCATGGTGAATTTAATGCTTTCATATGAACTGCATTTGGTCACGTGACGGTGTTTCCCTTGGTCGTTatagcggaagcacctctagtggcagccaaTTTAGATTGGCTAGTATAAGTATAGAGAGACTGGTATTGTTTGAGACACATACTCCATTCAGGCTTTCTTATAACAAATATAGAAGATTGTTGGTGAGCATCTAGGTAAGTTGTATACTGgcactcctcacttactgacagagTTAAATAAGAGAGTGGTTAATGGAACAGAAGTCTTCCTGTAAACCACATTCCTGAGAACAGGAAAGAATACCATCGCTAATTACTGTGTGGGAAGTCTGCTTGTATATTCGAGAGACCAATACGAGGGCTACTGGCTATACTTTGTGGTTTGTCTGCATACCACAGTTCTGAGAACAGGGCTTCATGGAAGTCTGCCTGAATATTTTAGCCCTAAAGACAGAGGAGAGGCTGTTTCCAGTGAAAGAGAGCATTTTCCAGGTGACTAAAGTCTACACCTGTGTACAAGACCTGACCAGAATGTTACTATAAGTGCAGTTGGCTTATGATATGTGGTATTGATTTACTGGCACCTATGCTTTTAGCACAAACCGGCATCCAACAGAGATTGGAATCTTTACTTCTATACCACATATGTGACAAATATAAATTCTGTGTATTAGTCGACTTGAAAACCATCTATGTGTGACATATACATGCTGTTGTAAAACTCCAAGCCCAAAAGATAAAGTACCTCTAAGGGGTAAGTGACTATTCTATGGGATTCTGTTTTTATATAGAATACATATCTCGTGCCAGATTGGTTAATCTTTGGAGAATTGTTTAGCCTCTTCATACAGGAAACGGGTGCTGCACAGAGTAAAAGGTTTGCCTCCAATTCGGAGGAGACCTGCAGTCTAAGAGTTAGGTTGTtggttttttattaattttgcacaGCGCTTGCATTGCAGAATTAAAACTATTTTTCACATATCAGAGGTTAAACATTATGGGAAACCcagtgtccctgccccccttagcTATGCACTTTTACAGAAACTGTTAACATTGCAGTGCTAAGAGGCTGTCTACCAGACCGTCACTAGAGGCGTTTCATGGACTCTGTGAAATGacattggacgtcctcacactttgcgTGAGAATGTCCAGCATCTTCGAAATTCCCATAGGAGAACATTGAGTCAATATACACATGATGGATTAGCGCTAGTATACCAAGGGTAGATTACTAGAGGCAGCAAACACTGAAACGTGAAAGTTCCCCAAAGAAAGGAATAATATATTAATGATCAGTATGAGCTGAGCTTCTGCCTTTGCATCATCTCACAGCCAATCACGATCTACTTCTTATCTCTAGATTGTTTCTAATTCTAATACCTTATAAGGGGGAAAGGGGCAGATAATAAAAGGACGATACCTTTAGAGGTGGAGTTTTGTTAGCAAACAAGTTGACACTGATCTGTCTTGGCTGACCTGAGTACATCTAATAAGGATATATTTTTACAGGACGAAGTTGCTTTGCGAAAAGGAGGGCTGTGACTAAGAGGTGGAGTTGCAATGCAGAAAATTGCATTGCTTTCCTATCACAGACTtactaatgcagctcaatgagttgtctttgcaaggcaggtgccctgTGCAATTGCTGccgcttgagtttagctccattgagctaaacaaaccaggaagtaacaggatctgctgtctgcttgaaagccaagggggtgtaccCAGGTTATCTATAAAAGTGTCCATTCTATAGAGGACACACCAttaagggtctggagtgtccctttgataaACGCTTgatttgcacagttacattatTCGTATCCCACGTCCCTGGTCCTGAATGTAGGTATTGGTGGTCTCTTGCAGGACAAATGTCTTCTTTTTGGGGATTTTTCGATTGGGTTCCTGACTTTAGAATCAACCTAAACCAGTGTGttctttttataacattttaagtaCCCCACATGTTTAGCAAAGGCAAGCAGCACAGGCTGTTCAGCTTACGTGAATTAGACACTAATTAGTGCTAAAGTATTTTTCAGTAAGTTATACTAGAACCTTTTGTAGAATGAAAAATACAGCAGATTCATGTAAATGTGTTTGAGGCTATGTACTTTGTTTTTTCCCAACACTAAACGTTTTGTTGAACTGTAGAGGGCGATATCGctccatgaaaaaaaatacatttatgggTAGTCTTAAGGTAAGGGAAAAAGTTAAATAGTTAAAGTAAATAAAGTCTCTCGTGtaaacatgacaaaaaaaaacaaacattgtaaATATATTGACGATATAGGCACAGAAAAGAAATGCATGGATTTCATGAATACATTTTCGTAAATATATTTTCAGACATTCTGCTCCTGCCTTTTGTGCAAGTGATATATTTATGTGCCAACATATTTGGTAGTGCTGTAAATGTCTAGTAAAGGGTGTAATGACAAAACTTTGATTGACAGACAGAAATTGCATCTCTCTCCTTACTTTCTGTATTGTGTTAATactagggccggactggggatacaaagcagccctggaaaagaaatttatgccagccccataactcattgtgccatatattgtagcatgtaatatgtaaggctatgtcttgccaccccagatgattgagtaatatatatatatatatatatatatatatatacactgctttttctgatataaaatattggtctttTCAGAGTAAaagtatacagtaagcatactcacatgcagacacagacaatctcactgacacacacacataagatcattgatacacagcctcatagacaaacaatctcactgatatacatacgctcattgacataaaaagacaagttcactcactagcaggcacacacacacacacacacacacacacacatgcaagcaagctcactcactagaaggcgcacacacacacagcttaatgtggtggttctggtgtctatagacaGTTCTatgtttcatagaaaaggcagcgtttacattgcttcctagtgacacctctagtgacagacattcagacggtcactagaggtgcttcctgtgacagtgctgcacagtgcacagcacctacattcagggcctccacgctctgaaggcgctgaacgttccccatagagatacattgattcaatgcatctctatgaggagatgctgattcgtGTAacattttgcagccaatcctatggcaaagcattggattggctgagatcataaagcttgatgatctcagccatagaggcagggccagtcgaggggagaccagcacggcgtaaaaaaaataaaataaaaaggtgagtaaaaacacaatttttaaaacacacacagacacagagatacaccatgacagagacacacaccatgacacagacacacaccctgacacagaccatgacagacacacacatacactaccactgacagactgacacacataatttCTACCTGTGGGAagacagctgtctgtgctggcggccgcagggggagctgtgctggcgggcgcagggggagctgtgctgtgtctctgctccccagcacgcagcttaatgagactggggtcggaatatgacgtcatattccggccccggtctcattaagtagcgcgcaagggcgggggagcagagacacagcacagctccccctgcggcctccagcacagctccccctgcggccgccagcacagctccccctgcggccgccagcacagacagctgtctgcctggccccaggtgccgaaGGCCCATCGGAAAATttaccggtatcccggtgggccagtctggcgctggttaatactttaaaaaataaagtgttGTGGCAGGGGATAAGACAGGAGAGACATTAAGAAAACAGTTGGTAGCAGGCTAATATCACAGTTGAACTGCTAACAGATGTACTAGAGTCCAAAAGAGCAACATTGGGATTTATAAGGGTAAGAGAACATAAAAGGTATTGAGTTATGTCATCAAGTTGCAAAAAAGCAATTCACAAATGTAGATTGCTTCAATGGAAAGTTGTATTCATTGTCTGCAATCCATTATACATTACTCTTTATGGGTTAGGAAGACCAGgtccggactgggacaaaaatttgcacttttttatcCACAGCGACCCACTGAAAAGGTGGcgggggccagatagggtgtgttttgtcatccccaatgacaagcacaccccatcACAAAGCGAGCATGTTGATTCAATgcgggcagaccatgcgcagagctctgctgaagagctctagcatgagaaaagggccctgtatttgttctaaacagcgcaagcaaatttaataacatgcttgcgatgtgtttgcttgaaacttgtctcaggggtttccatacatGGGATACTtactgtatcccatttatggagacactatgtgtttgcttacaaggaatctagtgtgtgcatgtcagaaatgtagtatgtgtgtaggtggtgcagtgtgtgtgtgtaagggatctagtgtgtgtgtgaaggacccagagtgtgtataggagatctagtgagtgtgtgtgtgtgtagaggattcagagtgtatatagaaatctagtgtgtgtatttctgtagacgatccagagttgggtaagggatctagtgtttgTCTGAAatataatgtgtttaggggtgcagtatgtgtgtgaggggttctgtagtaaatatatgtttggaagtattgcgtgtgtgtgtgtgtgagtggtgcagcatgtttgggggctgctgtgtgtgcagGGCGcagtgtgcattgtgtgtgtgtgtgtgaggggtgctgtgagaggaatatgtgtttgtgtgtgtgtgtgtgtgtgtgtctgtaaggttgctgtgtgtgtgtgggtgcagtatgtgtgtgtgaggctgctgtgtgtgttagggtgttgtgtaagggtgatgggtgtgtgagtgagggtgctatgtgttagggtgctgtgtgagggtcatgtgtgtgtgtgtgtgtgtgtgtgtgtgagtgagggtgctgtgtgtgttagggtgctgtgtgtgttagggtgctgtgagggtgctgtgtgtgaaagtgagggtgctgtgtgttttagggtgctgtgtgtgtgaatgatggtgctgtgtatgttagggtgcggtgtgagggtgatgtgtgtgtgtgttagggtgctgtgtgagggtgttgtgtatgtgagggtgcagtgtgtgtgagggtgctgtgtgagggtgatgtgtgtatgttagggtgctgtgtgagggtgatgtgtgtgtgtgttagggtgctgtgtgagggtgttgtgtatgtgagggtgcagtgtgtatgagggtgctgtgtgagggtgatgtgtgtatgttagggtgctgtgtatgtg
Proteins encoded in this window:
- the PARK7 gene encoding Parkinson disease protein 7 gives rise to the protein MAAKRALVILAKGAEEMETVIPTDVMRRAGIKVVVAGLAGKDPVQCSRDVVICPDMSLEDARAQGPYDVVVLPGGNLGAQNLSESPAVKDVLKEQDSKKGLIAAICAGPTALLAHGIGFGRSVTTHPLAKDKMMAGDHYKYSENRVEKDEHFITSRGPGTSFEFGLAIVEFLLGREVADQVKAPLVLKD